From Coturnix japonica isolate 7356 chromosome 3, Coturnix japonica 2.1, whole genome shotgun sequence, the proteins below share one genomic window:
- the TTLL2 gene encoding probable tubulin polyglutamylase TTLL2: protein MEIMADEDASETLKPLVFRLHENAPAIIREVLLERGWTEFDRKEQDDTDWNLYWRNSPFPMTDHHSIKPWQRLNHYPEAVRITRKDYLARHLKRMKGAYGSTLYEFSPVAFIMPNDYVKFIAEYSKERQSVGRPSYWISKPVHLSRGRGIFIFEDIKDLAYHCRVIVQKYISNPLLISGYKLDLRLYVCVTSFCPLTIYTYEEGLVRFATEKFDLSSLDNVYAHLTNTSINKYGASYKTYKEGVGRGCKWTFSKFRSYLRIFGVDDMLLWQKMNNIVILTLLAVTPLPEASNCFELFGFDILIDDKFKPWLLEVNYNPAMSLDCSIDDTVKRKLLNDIVELLNYKQVDTHRQNEMPGSKTVRRQVPWRRTGQSTPEEAPGLLPGREVSTRTSASQTQPALKSARGSIRKVSAPIRKTAKAQPRKTLTSQLREKMNMPKASSQVKTEAKNKQVPAVQSPFISAQLSRWSPSPEFCNYKLSTRPYFLTDKDQMPTRQVGGFVLIFPFNEAALQASRNGTDVKSILKEINKLVSKQNSTRQKKA, encoded by the coding sequence ATGGAAATAATGGCAGATGAAGATGCAAGTGAAACGTTGAAGCCTTTGGTGTTCCGTCTCCATGAAAATGCCCCTGCAATAATCCGTGAGGTTTTACTGGAACGTGGTTGGACTGAATTTGACCGTAAGGAGCAAGATGACACAGATTGGAACTTGTACTGGCGGAACTCACCTTTTCCTATGACAGACCACCACAGTATTAAACCATGGCAGAGACTCAACCACTACCCAGAAGCTGTCAGGATCACCAGAAAAGACTATTTGGCAAGGCATCTGAAACGCATGAAAGGAGCATATGGATCAACGCTGTATGAATTTAGTCCAGTGGCATTCATCATGCCCAATGATTATGTCAAATTTATAGCAGAATACAGCAAAGAGAGACAGTCAGTAGGCAGACCTAGTTACTGGATTTCCAAACCTGTGCATCTGTCCCGTGGAAGGGGCATATTCATTTTTGAAGACATTAAGGACTTGGCATATCACTGTAGAGTCATTGTGCAGAAGTACATCAGCAATCCCTTGCTCATTTCGGGATATAAATTGGATCTTCGCCTCTACGTGTGTGTCACCAGTTTTTGCCCGCTCACCATTTACACTTACGAAGAGGGACTGGTGAGGTTTGCCACTGAAAAGTTTGACCTCAGTTCTCTAGATAATGTCTATGCCCACCTAACGAACACCAGCATAAACAAATACGGAGCTTCAtacaaaacatacaaagaagGTGTTGGCCGTGGTTGCAAGTGGACATTCAGCAAATTCCGTTCTTACCTTCGAATTTTTGGGGTCGATGACATGCTACTGTGGCAAAAGATGAATAACATTGTGATTCTCACCCTGCTTGCTGTCACTCCCTTACCAGAGGCTTCCAATTGCTTTGAGCTCTTTGGCTTTGACATCCTGATTGATGACAAGTTCAAGCCATGGCTTTTAGAAGTTAACTACAATCCAGCTATGAGTTTAGACTGCTCCATTGATGAcactgtgaaaagaaaacttctaaaTGATATTGTTGAACTGCTTAACTACAAGCAGGTTGACACTCACAGGCAGAATGAAATGCCTGGCTCAAAAACTGTTAGAAGGCAGGTACCCTGGAGAAGAACAGGTCAAAGCACCCCAGAAGAGGCTCCTGGCTTACTTCCTGGTCGAGAAGTATCTACTCGTACTTCTGCTTCTCAAACACAACCTGCCCTGAAGTCTGCAAGAGGATCAATTCGTAAGGTGTCTGCCCCGATCAGAAAGACTGCCAAAGCACAACCAAGGAAAACACTGACTTCCCAGCTGCGGGAAAAGATGAACATGCCAAAAGCATCCTCCCAAGTAAAAACTgaagctaaaaacaaacaagtccCAGCTGTGCAATCTCCATTCATTTCTGCCCAACTCAGCCGGTGGTCACCTTCACCTGAATTCTGCAACTACAAGTTAAGCACACGCCCCTATTTTCTCACCGATAAAGACCAGATGCCTACTCGCCAGGTAGGAGgttttgtgcttatttttcctttcaatgaAGCCGCACTTCAAGCTTCCAGGAATGGCACAGATGTAAAGAGCAtcttaaaggaaataaacaaattagTGAGCAAACAAAATAGCACAAGACAAAAAAAGGCATAG